In Acinetobacter piscicola, a single window of DNA contains:
- a CDS encoding Arc family DNA-binding protein, translated as MGKNLADVEYKMRMTQDLKDKIVESAKEHNRSMNADIVARLEDSFLATVDTANSQADIKIIPLSNGKKRVIYGKLLNTLDLDYTQSLSDLKVDIELALETLSRSSIWKALQFLTKDVIVAQGNSHLNIVDNGKKGLGWLVIEDHYGNRDAKND; from the coding sequence ATGGGTAAAAATCTAGCAGATGTTGAATACAAAATGCGTATGACTCAAGATCTTAAAGATAAGATCGTTGAATCAGCAAAAGAACACAACCGCTCTATGAATGCGGATATTGTGGCTCGTTTGGAGGATAGTTTTTTAGCAACAGTTGATACAGCTAATTCACAAGCTGATATAAAAATTATTCCATTAAGTAATGGGAAGAAGCGTGTTATCTACGGGAAATTGTTAAACACATTAGATTTAGACTACACCCAATCACTCAGTGATCTTAAAGTTGATATTGAATTGGCACTTGAGACTTTAAGCCGTTCTTCTATTTGGAAAGCTCTACAATTCCTCACTAAAGATGTAATTGTCGCTCAAGGCAATAGTCATCTAAATATTGTGGACAATGGTAAGAAAGGTTTAGGTTGGTTGGTTATTGAAGATCATTATGGTAATAGAGATGCTAAAAATGATTAA
- a CDS encoding OsmC domain/YcaO domain-containing protein, translating to MEIKVNYLDNLRQEAKFDDFTVIADQPIRYKGDGSAPGPFDYFLASSALCAAYFVKVYCAARDIPTDNIRLSQNNIVDPENRYKQIFKIQVELPADISDKDRQGILRSIDRCTVKKVIQTGPEFVIEEVESIDADAQALLMPDLAKESTTFIAGKDLPLEETIANMSAILAGLGMKIEISSWRNIVPNVWSLHIRDAQSPMCFTNGKGSTKESALASALGEFIERLNCNFFYNDQFWGEDIANAAFVHYPDEKWFQPGPNGELPTEILDDYTREIYDPENELLGTHLYDTNSGNKARGICSLPFVRQSDGETVYFPSNLIENLYLSNGMSAGNTLAEAQVQCLSEIFERAVKRDIIAGEIALPDVPEDVLAKYPRIVEGIKGLEEQGFPVLVKDASLGGKYPVMCVTLMNPRTGGVFASFGAHPKLEVALERSLTELLQGRSFEGLNDLPKPTFSRNAVTEPNNFVEHFIDSSGVVSWKFFSAQSDYEFVEWDFTGKGDNEAEAAILFKILEDMGKDAYMAVYQHLGATACRILVPDYSEIYLVEDLIWDNTNKALDFREDILNIHRLDEEQLEALVERLEEVEVDDYTDIVTLIGIEFDDNTVWGQLTVLELKLLIYIALQEFEAAKDLVEQFLQYNTNTVERGLFYQCMNVVLEVELDDELDLNDYEHNFRRMFGDERMDAVIGSMDGSIRFYGLTETNMQLEGLDRHLRLIESYKKLHAARAKFVAAS from the coding sequence ATGGAAATCAAAGTCAATTATCTCGACAATCTTCGACAAGAGGCGAAGTTTGATGACTTCACGGTGATTGCCGATCAGCCGATTCGCTACAAAGGCGATGGCTCTGCACCAGGACCGTTTGATTATTTCCTTGCATCTTCGGCTTTATGTGCAGCGTATTTTGTAAAAGTGTATTGTGCAGCACGTGACATTCCCACTGATAATATTCGCTTGTCGCAAAATAATATTGTTGATCCTGAAAATCGTTATAAGCAAATTTTTAAAATTCAGGTGGAATTGCCTGCCGATATTTCAGACAAAGACCGTCAGGGTATTTTACGTTCCATTGACCGTTGTACCGTCAAAAAAGTGATTCAGACGGGTCCAGAGTTTGTCATTGAAGAAGTGGAAAGCATTGATGCAGATGCTCAAGCTTTGCTCATGCCAGACCTCGCCAAAGAAAGTACCACCTTTATTGCGGGTAAAGACTTACCTTTAGAAGAAACCATTGCCAATATGTCAGCAATTTTGGCAGGTTTAGGTATGAAAATTGAGATTTCTTCATGGCGTAATATTGTCCCAAATGTATGGTCTTTGCATATCCGTGATGCACAATCGCCGATGTGTTTTACCAATGGTAAAGGCTCCACCAAAGAAAGTGCCTTGGCATCAGCTTTAGGCGAGTTTATTGAGCGTTTAAACTGTAATTTCTTCTATAACGATCAGTTTTGGGGAGAAGACATTGCCAATGCTGCATTTGTACATTATCCAGATGAAAAGTGGTTCCAACCGGGGCCAAATGGTGAATTACCGACTGAAATCTTAGATGACTATACCCGTGAAATTTATGACCCTGAAAATGAGTTATTAGGTACACATTTATATGACACTAACTCAGGCAATAAAGCCCGTGGTATTTGTTCATTGCCCTTTGTACGTCAGTCAGATGGTGAAACAGTCTACTTCCCATCGAATTTGATTGAAAATTTGTATCTTTCTAATGGTATGAGTGCAGGCAATACTTTGGCTGAAGCACAAGTACAATGTTTGTCTGAGATTTTTGAACGTGCCGTGAAACGTGACATTATTGCAGGTGAAATCGCATTACCTGATGTTCCTGAAGACGTTTTAGCGAAATATCCGCGTATTGTTGAAGGCATTAAGGGTTTAGAAGAGCAAGGTTTCCCTGTTTTAGTCAAAGATGCTTCACTTGGTGGAAAATATCCTGTGATGTGTGTCACTTTGATGAATCCACGTACTGGTGGTGTTTTTGCTTCGTTTGGTGCACATCCAAAACTTGAAGTTGCATTGGAACGTAGCTTAACAGAGTTGCTACAAGGACGTAGTTTCGAGGGTTTAAATGACTTACCAAAACCGACTTTTAGTCGCAATGCAGTGACTGAACCTAATAATTTTGTTGAACATTTTATTGATTCAAGCGGTGTGGTGTCTTGGAAATTCTTTAGTGCACAGTCAGATTATGAGTTTGTGGAATGGGATTTTACCGGCAAAGGTGATAATGAAGCCGAGGCTGCAATCTTGTTCAAAATTTTAGAAGATATGGGTAAAGATGCCTATATGGCGGTATATCAGCACCTTGGTGCAACAGCTTGTCGTATACTGGTGCCTGATTATTCTGAAATTTATTTGGTTGAAGATTTAATTTGGGACAACACCAACAAAGCCTTAGACTTCCGTGAAGATATTTTAAATATTCACCGTTTAGATGAAGAACAGCTTGAAGCTTTGGTGGAACGTTTAGAAGAAGTTGAAGTTGATGACTACACCGATATTGTCACCTTGATCGGGATTGAGTTTGATGACAATACCGTGTGGGGACAATTGACCGTTTTAGAACTTAAACTTCTAATTTATATTGCATTGCAAGAATTTGAAGCAGCTAAAGATTTGGTGGAACAATTCTTACAATACAATACCAATACGGTAGAGCGTGGTTTGTTCTATCAATGTATGAATGTGGTCTTAGAAGTTGAACTTGATGATGAGCTTGATCTCAATGATTACGAGCACAATTTCCGCCGTATGTTTGGGGATGAACGGATGGATGCAGTGATTGGTTCAATGGATGGCAGTATTCGTTTTTACGGATTAACTGAAACCAATATGCAACTTGAAGGTTTAGATCGTCATTTGCGTTTAATTGAAAGTTATAAAAAACTACACGCAGCACGTGCAAAATTTGTTGCCGCTTCTTAA
- a CDS encoding Bro-N domain-containing protein has protein sequence MNSLTFNATQFHPIQRNDGQIWITSSDLARALGYAREDSVSRIYDRNSDEFASDMTLTVKLTVKGFGNGNSEKETRIFSLRGCHLIAMFARTPIAKEFRKWVLDVLEKEVMQQQIDTRVKINAEQQAELKEIVDRRAQGERKLHAEIWSRHNKHFRIPRYNELLAIHFQDAVDYLETLEIKAKGQIHIDDTQSIETLCIHAKLFQAWWKTHSPTLGKLNPILESMLHNNMFYMTTAIKDLCKKYDLKLPDYDYEHMFELNKLPHQRYLLLK, from the coding sequence ATGAACAGTCTAACATTTAATGCAACACAATTTCATCCAATTCAACGAAATGATGGTCAAATTTGGATTACATCGTCTGATCTTGCTCGTGCATTGGGTTATGCACGCGAAGATTCAGTTTCACGTATATATGATCGTAATTCTGATGAATTTGCTTCTGATATGACCTTGACCGTCAAATTGACGGTCAAGGGTTTTGGTAATGGTAACTCTGAAAAAGAAACTCGTATTTTTTCATTACGTGGTTGCCACTTAATCGCGATGTTTGCCCGAACCCCAATAGCCAAAGAATTCCGCAAATGGGTACTTGACGTACTAGAAAAAGAAGTCATGCAGCAGCAAATCGACACTCGAGTAAAAATTAACGCAGAACAGCAAGCTGAACTCAAAGAGATCGTAGATCGACGTGCCCAAGGTGAACGTAAACTTCATGCGGAAATATGGTCACGACATAACAAGCATTTCCGTATACCACGCTACAATGAACTTTTGGCAATACATTTCCAAGATGCTGTAGATTACCTAGAAACTTTAGAGATCAAGGCAAAAGGGCAGATTCATATAGATGACACTCAATCTATAGAAACACTGTGTATACATGCCAAACTATTTCAAGCATGGTGGAAAACACACAGTCCAACATTGGGTAAATTAAATCCAATCCTTGAGTCAATGTTACATAACAATATGTTTTATATGACGACTGCCATAAAAGATCTATGTAAAAAATATGATTTAAAACTGCCAGATTATGACTATGAACATATGTTTGAGCTGAATAAGTTACCGCATCAAAGGTACTTATTATTGAAGTAA
- a CDS encoding OprD family outer membrane porin yields the protein MLTKRSFSTLFSALILINTCALMQQLHAEDEWKITLKNAYIDRNFDQGNIKDTGSWSQGISLFYNSKFHDTPLQILDQPIQIGVDGSVQYAVRLSSDKHVDDTVLPFDPIKKEQADDYLKYGGTLKLKYDQAELRVGELWLNLPMTTVDTSRQLLTSYLGANLKFPVMDKLKVELGRVTKNSPRNQEDFYKFSYTQNGVKHYSDGLDYINLVYDANRDLNVNYYYGHLDNLYDKHYLGIEYQYPIAKNIALHSKLRYFNSQDNNSALNIDSQNIGLLETVKLNNHSVSVGYQQIIGDAYPLPDGFLPELYFINWNVTGFFKKNEKSWHFIYSYDFKDYIPGLISTAKYASGRDIKMANGQKNEESEFNLFTSYNFQTPKLKGLSIQHLFAKYDQDHGNDFMENRFFINYQYKF from the coding sequence ATGTTAACAAAACGCTCATTCTCAACACTTTTTTCAGCACTCATCCTCATCAACACTTGTGCCTTGATGCAGCAATTGCATGCCGAAGATGAATGGAAAATCACCTTGAAAAATGCCTATATTGACCGCAATTTTGATCAGGGAAATATCAAAGACACAGGCAGTTGGTCACAAGGTATCTCATTATTTTACAATTCAAAATTTCATGATACACCGTTACAAATTTTAGATCAGCCTATTCAAATCGGGGTTGATGGTTCAGTGCAATATGCTGTACGCCTCAGCAGTGACAAACATGTTGATGATACCGTATTGCCTTTTGATCCTATCAAAAAAGAACAAGCAGATGATTATTTGAAATATGGCGGAACGCTAAAGCTTAAATATGATCAGGCAGAACTACGAGTGGGTGAGCTATGGCTCAATCTTCCCATGACTACAGTCGACACAAGTCGCCAACTTTTAACTTCTTATTTGGGTGCAAATTTAAAATTTCCCGTAATGGATAAATTAAAAGTTGAGCTTGGGCGTGTTACGAAAAACTCACCACGCAACCAAGAAGATTTTTATAAATTTTCTTATACGCAGAATGGTGTAAAACACTATTCAGATGGTTTGGATTATATCAACTTAGTTTATGATGCAAATAGAGATTTGAATGTGAATTACTACTATGGGCATTTGGATAATTTGTATGACAAACATTATTTAGGTATCGAATATCAGTATCCGATTGCGAAAAATATCGCACTACATTCTAAATTGCGCTATTTTAATTCACAGGACAATAACAGTGCTTTGAATATTGACAGTCAGAATATTGGGCTATTAGAAACAGTTAAGTTAAATAATCATAGTGTTAGCGTGGGTTATCAACAAATTATTGGTGATGCCTATCCGTTACCTGATGGTTTTTTGCCCGAACTGTATTTTATTAACTGGAATGTTACAGGTTTTTTCAAGAAAAATGAAAAATCCTGGCATTTTATTTATAGTTATGACTTTAAAGACTATATTCCAGGGTTAATAAGTACTGCGAAATACGCCTCAGGACGCGATATCAAAATGGCCAATGGGCAGAAAAATGAAGAATCTGAATTTAACTTATTTACAAGTTACAACTTTCAAACCCCCAAGTTAAAAGGTCTTTCTATACAGCATCTATTTGCTAAATATGATCAAGATCATGGCAATGACTTTATGGAAAATCGTTTCTTTATTAACTATCAATATAAGTTTTAA
- a CDS encoding aspartate ammonia-lyase, with translation MSQHRLESDLLGQKEIPAQAYYGVQTLRALENFNLSATKLYHFPLFIKALAMVKSACAEANHRTELLPENKRKAIQFACNELIQDKYQDQFQIDMLQGGAGTSTNMNANEVIANIALEFMGHAKGEYQYLHPNNDVNMSQSTNDVYPTAIKLGLLLSLEKLTPPFNALVESLAQKGIEFANVVKMGRTQLQDAVPMTLGQEFSGFSVTLKKDIDKIIDISSETLCYVNLGGTAIGTGINASEQYKKEALAALSNITQRPMMTAPHLIEASSDMGDFILLSGLIKRTATKLSKIANDLRLLSSGPRTGINEINLEPRQPGSSIMPGKVNPVIPEAVNIACYQIIANDLAITLAAESGQLQLNAMEPLIALKLFESIDLLEKTVKMFKNYCIDSVTANASQCKNFVDNSIGIITALNPYLGYETTTRIAKAANETGKSIFTIIEDEKLLSKQSLDDIFSIKNLVNF, from the coding sequence ATGTCTCAGCATCGTTTAGAATCAGATTTACTTGGTCAAAAAGAAATTCCTGCGCAAGCCTATTATGGCGTACAAACATTAAGAGCACTCGAAAATTTTAATTTAAGTGCAACAAAACTATATCACTTTCCTTTATTTATCAAAGCACTTGCCATGGTAAAATCGGCATGTGCAGAAGCCAACCATCGTACCGAATTACTCCCTGAAAATAAGCGAAAAGCAATTCAATTTGCATGCAATGAATTAATACAAGACAAATACCAAGATCAATTTCAAATTGACATGTTACAAGGGGGTGCTGGGACTTCGACCAATATGAATGCCAATGAAGTCATTGCAAATATTGCTTTAGAGTTTATGGGGCATGCAAAAGGTGAATACCAATATTTGCATCCCAATAATGATGTCAATATGTCGCAGTCGACCAATGACGTCTATCCAACCGCAATTAAACTTGGGTTGTTGTTAAGCTTGGAAAAATTAACACCACCTTTCAATGCCTTAGTAGAAAGTCTAGCGCAAAAAGGAATTGAGTTTGCAAATGTGGTTAAAATGGGGCGTACCCAATTACAAGATGCTGTACCGATGACACTCGGACAGGAATTTTCAGGTTTTTCAGTCACTTTAAAGAAAGACATTGATAAAATCATCGATATTTCATCTGAAACCCTCTGCTATGTAAATCTTGGCGGCACTGCGATTGGTACAGGAATTAATGCTTCTGAACAATATAAGAAAGAAGCACTTGCAGCATTGTCGAATATCACCCAACGCCCCATGATGACGGCACCACACTTAATCGAAGCAAGTTCTGATATGGGTGATTTTATTCTACTGTCAGGCTTAATCAAACGTACAGCAACCAAATTATCGAAAATTGCCAATGATTTACGTTTGCTTTCAAGTGGACCACGCACGGGTATCAACGAAATTAATTTGGAGCCTCGTCAACCGGGCAGTTCAATTATGCCGGGTAAAGTGAATCCTGTTATTCCTGAAGCCGTGAACATTGCATGTTATCAAATTATTGCTAATGATTTAGCCATTACCCTTGCGGCAGAGTCAGGACAACTACAACTCAATGCGATGGAACCGTTAATTGCACTCAAATTATTTGAATCTATTGATCTGTTAGAAAAGACCGTCAAAATGTTTAAAAATTATTGTATTGATAGCGTGACGGCGAATGCATCGCAATGTAAAAATTTCGTGGATAATTCCATCGGTATTATTACCGCGCTGAATCCATACTTGGGCTATGAAACCACCACTCGCATTGCTAAAGCTGCCAATGAAACAGGTAAAAGTATTTTTACGATTATTGAAGATGAAAAACTCCTGAGTAAACAATCTTTAGATGATATTTTTTCAATTAAAAATCTAGTCAATTTCTAA
- a CDS encoding LysR substrate-binding domain-containing protein gives MSLDIRWIEDILALHTMKSISKAAEIRFVTQSAFTRRIQQIEMDLGQEILIRNGKNIEFNEVGQVLLSTAKNIKDQLDLTLGLLNKLNTQDKIIKFSVSHSLMSNYFSQVVKFLPEKLKDFHLEIITNNVGEGLKNLKEGGCHFLICYADATLLNALDDSLISHCKLGEMDIIPVCTVEQTYDFEKDKHIPLLMYGAKAYLRKYVDQIVHALDYKILYETDNALDLKELVLQGLGVAWLPKNVVNNEIKQNKLKIVGNASYYSRQEIHILKSKINANPNLQLVWESLTQH, from the coding sequence ATGAGTTTAGATATTCGATGGATTGAAGATATTTTGGCACTGCATACAATGAAGTCGATTTCTAAAGCGGCAGAAATTCGTTTTGTCACGCAGTCGGCATTTACACGAAGAATCCAGCAAATTGAAATGGATTTAGGGCAAGAAATTCTGATAAGAAACGGCAAAAATATTGAATTTAATGAAGTTGGACAAGTGCTTTTATCCACGGCGAAAAATATCAAAGATCAACTCGATCTGACTTTAGGCTTGCTGAATAAACTCAATACACAAGATAAAATTATTAAATTTTCGGTATCTCATTCATTAATGTCGAATTATTTCTCACAAGTTGTGAAATTTTTACCCGAAAAATTAAAGGATTTTCATCTTGAAATCATTACCAATAACGTAGGTGAAGGATTAAAAAATTTAAAGGAGGGAGGTTGTCATTTTTTAATTTGTTATGCAGATGCCACCTTATTAAATGCTTTGGATGACAGTTTGATTAGTCATTGCAAATTAGGGGAAATGGATATTATTCCTGTATGTACGGTAGAACAAACTTATGATTTTGAGAAAGATAAGCACATCCCATTGTTGATGTATGGCGCTAAAGCTTATTTAAGGAAATATGTAGATCAGATTGTTCATGCCTTGGATTATAAAATTTTATATGAAACTGATAATGCATTAGATTTAAAAGAATTGGTTCTACAGGGCTTAGGAGTGGCTTGGCTGCCTAAAAATGTGGTGAATAATGAAATTAAGCAAAATAAATTAAAAATAGTGGGTAATGCATCTTATTATTCAAGACAAGAAATTCACATTTTAAAAAGTAAAATCAATGCCAATCCCAACTTGCAATTGGTGTGGGAGAGTTTGACGCAACATTAA
- a CDS encoding MFS transporter: MEHSHVELHNPTLAQPHASRTRKIAMATIVGTTIEWYDYFIYAAVAGLVFNQLFFKPAGPIFATLLVFASVGISFIFRPFGAFIAGYFGDKFGRKTVLAITLIMMGGTTTLIGLLPTYDHIGIAAPIMLILLRILQGISAGGEWGGAVLMAVEHAPTEKRGLFSAFPQLGVPLGLLLASLVLVVMTGYVSPGEEFMAWGWRIPFLLSIFLFALGYWIRRSVEESPIFEELKQKGTTQKPIRELFAQYKKVIFSSALLIAGTTALGYMTAGGFIQSFTTNPKGLNLDRPTILGLVSISAVIWTFFTWLSAVLSDKFGRKPIYIIGSVIQVITALTLFPLISTGSYGLIMLGLTLLSMGIGMTYGVQAVFYSELFPASIRFSGISITYAIGSIIGGAFAPLIAAALIGKVNGIYLVSAYLTVMSVIAFLAICIFKDRSGIALEPDAEDIQKQSPFIWK; this comes from the coding sequence ATGGAACATTCTCACGTAGAACTGCACAACCCGACGCTTGCACAGCCCCATGCGTCACGTACCCGAAAAATTGCGATGGCGACCATTGTTGGCACTACCATCGAATGGTATGACTATTTTATTTATGCCGCAGTCGCAGGCTTAGTCTTTAATCAACTGTTCTTTAAACCCGCAGGTCCCATATTTGCCACACTTTTAGTGTTTGCTTCGGTGGGAATTAGTTTTATTTTTCGTCCTTTTGGCGCATTTATCGCAGGTTATTTTGGCGATAAATTTGGGCGTAAAACGGTACTTGCCATTACTTTGATTATGATGGGCGGTACCACTACCTTGATAGGCTTATTACCCACTTATGATCACATCGGTATCGCTGCCCCGATCATGTTAATTTTACTGCGGATCTTACAAGGCATTTCCGCAGGTGGTGAATGGGGAGGTGCGGTATTAATGGCGGTTGAACATGCACCAACTGAAAAACGAGGACTATTTAGTGCATTTCCACAGCTTGGTGTGCCATTGGGTTTATTGCTTGCATCATTGGTGCTTGTAGTAATGACAGGCTATGTCTCACCGGGTGAAGAGTTTATGGCTTGGGGCTGGCGCATCCCCTTTTTACTCAGCATTTTTCTGTTTGCTTTGGGGTATTGGATTCGTCGTTCAGTTGAAGAAAGCCCTATTTTTGAGGAATTAAAGCAAAAAGGCACTACCCAAAAACCGATCCGTGAATTATTTGCTCAATACAAAAAAGTCATTTTCAGCTCAGCTTTACTGATTGCAGGCACGACTGCATTGGGCTATATGACGGCGGGTGGTTTTATTCAAAGCTTCACCACCAATCCCAAAGGTTTAAACTTAGACCGCCCAACCATTTTAGGTTTGGTGAGTATTTCAGCCGTGATCTGGACATTTTTCACGTGGTTATCTGCGGTACTTTCGGACAAATTTGGACGAAAACCGATTTATATCATCGGTTCAGTCATTCAAGTCATTACTGCTCTTACCTTATTTCCTCTGATCAGCACAGGCAGTTACGGTTTGATCATGCTGGGCTTGACATTGTTATCCATGGGAATTGGGATGACTTATGGTGTACAAGCGGTTTTCTACTCAGAGCTATTCCCTGCTTCCATCCGTTTCTCAGGGATTTCGATTACTTATGCCATTGGTTCAATCATCGGTGGCGCATTTGCACCACTCATTGCAGCCGCATTGATTGGTAAAGTAAATGGAATTTATTTGGTCAGTGCCTATTTAACAGTGATGTCGGTGATCGCCTTCCTTGCCATTTGTATTTTCAAAGACCGCTCGGGAATAGCTTTAGAGCCTGATGCTGAAGATATTCAAAAACAATCTCCTTTTATTTGGAAATAA
- a CDS encoding uracil-DNA glycosylase family protein, whose protein sequence is MSDLTIETHPLEPFLPKNAKLLMLGSFPPPKTRWKMDFYYPNYQNDMWRIFGLIFFQDKNYFLDLANKNFKEQKIRDFLNENGIAIFDTAYQVIRLQGNASDKFLQIETPTNLKLLLDQMPECSNIMTTGDKATDTLMLSMPEGTDKPQIGQAVHTIFDQRHLTLYRMPSSSRAYPLALDLKAAAYRNLFQEIGLL, encoded by the coding sequence ATGTCTGATTTAACTATAGAAACCCATCCTTTAGAACCATTTTTACCTAAAAATGCCAAGCTTTTGATGTTAGGTAGTTTTCCACCACCCAAAACGCGTTGGAAAATGGATTTTTATTATCCGAACTATCAAAATGATATGTGGCGGATTTTTGGTTTAATTTTTTTTCAGGACAAAAACTACTTTTTAGATTTAGCCAATAAAAATTTCAAAGAACAAAAAATACGTGATTTTTTAAACGAAAATGGCATTGCAATTTTTGACACGGCGTATCAGGTCATCCGTTTACAAGGGAATGCTTCAGATAAATTTTTGCAGATCGAAACGCCAACCAATTTAAAATTATTGTTAGATCAGATGCCTGAATGTAGCAACATCATGACCACAGGTGATAAAGCCACAGATACTCTGATGTTGTCCATGCCTGAAGGTACTGACAAACCACAAATTGGTCAGGCGGTACACACGATTTTTGATCAACGACATCTCACTTTATATCGTATGCCGTCATCCTCTCGAGCTTATCCTTTGGCTTTAGATCTGAAAGCAGCAGCATACCGAAATTTATTTCAAGAAATCGGGCTGTTGTAA
- a CDS encoding P-loop NTPase fold protein, whose amino-acid sequence MFEILKKIYFFNKPEFRELLVLDFISEPNKHIEEYLDYYCEDKLNDYAVLINGSWGSGKTWFISRIEKKLKAKHKNVIYISLNGVAKKEVIDDEIFRFLHPFWTDKKVKFLGKVASGLVKATFKFDLNSDGSDDERVNLSIPSVNIDDILKKGENLVLIFDDVERCQIPISEVLGYINYFVEHLNSKVILIGNEDEISKKEINKNYYNEKEKIIGTTFLFNGDINSAFDSIIEEFLDSKFKEKISHYKENIIEVYNSSKYNNIRVLKQSIHEFNRLFQTKTFRDDDKLFQELLRLFLIFSIENKKHGFKDSILKFEDKDDEKKIYAKYNLDRYSKYILDIPIWSDIIINNVLDKDLISNNLERNYFSYKNEKPEWYKLWHYYDLNNIEFNQLINSSIKKLETMKYTEFGEVFHVVCAVIYFNQSFITSFDSDEVKIKGLKNIEVICSTMKRSDLNNYIKFQDKTHWGGYSYLGYDLEEIKSFIREAFEKIKEFKNSGIQEEAEEILQLLYKNSSLFLHRICLTNSADNIYFNVPILKEIKPEIFSKALLDLDSNNVRVVLSALETRYNVDKYTLNDILVEKEWLKSVLENLKYIANQRTSIEKYRIDNILISQINRILTEYLN is encoded by the coding sequence ATGTTTGAAATCCTTAAGAAAATATATTTCTTTAATAAACCAGAATTTAGAGAGTTACTAGTGTTAGATTTTATTTCAGAACCAAACAAGCATATTGAAGAATACTTAGATTATTATTGTGAAGATAAATTAAATGATTATGCAGTCTTGATCAACGGGAGTTGGGGGTCTGGAAAGACATGGTTTATCAGTAGAATAGAAAAAAAACTAAAAGCTAAACATAAAAATGTCATTTATATAAGTCTAAATGGCGTTGCAAAGAAAGAAGTAATTGATGATGAAATATTCAGATTTTTACATCCGTTTTGGACGGATAAAAAAGTTAAATTTCTTGGAAAGGTTGCTTCAGGATTGGTTAAAGCAACATTTAAATTTGACTTAAATAGTGATGGAAGTGATGATGAGAGAGTAAATCTTTCAATACCATCAGTTAATATAGATGATATTCTTAAAAAAGGAGAAAATTTGGTATTAATTTTTGATGATGTTGAAAGATGCCAAATACCAATATCAGAAGTACTTGGTTATATAAATTATTTTGTGGAACACTTAAATTCTAAAGTAATTTTAATTGGTAACGAAGATGAAATATCTAAAAAAGAAATAAATAAAAACTATTATAATGAAAAAGAAAAAATAATTGGAACAACATTCCTTTTTAATGGAGATATAAATAGTGCTTTTGATTCTATAATTGAAGAATTTTTAGATTCTAAATTTAAAGAAAAAATTTCACATTATAAAGAAAATATTATTGAAGTGTATAATTCTTCGAAATACAATAATATTAGAGTATTGAAGCAGTCTATTCATGAATTTAATAGACTTTTTCAGACGAAAACATTTCGAGATGATGATAAATTATTTCAAGAATTATTAAGACTGTTCTTAATTTTTTCAATTGAAAATAAAAAACATGGATTCAAAGATAGTATATTGAAATTTGAGGACAAGGATGATGAAAAAAAAATTTATGCAAAGTATAATTTAGATAGGTATTCAAAATATATTTTAGATATACCAATTTGGAGTGATATAATTATTAATAATGTTTTAGATAAGGATTTAATTAGTAATAATCTAGAAAGAAATTATTTTTCATATAAAAATGAAAAGCCTGAGTGGTATAAATTATGGCATTATTATGATTTAAATAATATAGAGTTTAATCAATTAATTAATTCTTCAATAAAAAAACTTGAAACAATGAAATATACAGAGTTTGGTGAGGTTTTTCATGTTGTTTGTGCTGTTATTTACTTCAATCAAAGTTTCATTACATCATTTGATTCAGATGAGGTGAAGATTAAAGGTTTAAAAAATATTGAAGTAATTTGTAGTACAATGAAAAGATCTGATTTAAATAACTATATAAAATTTCAGGACAAAACACATTGGGGGGGATATTCCTATTTAGGTTATGATTTAGAAGAAATTAAATCATTTATAAGAGAAGCTTTTGAAAAAATAAAAGAGTTTAAAAACTCTGGTATTCAAGAAGAAGCGGAAGAAATATTACAATTATTATATAAAAATAGTAGCCTTTTTCTACATAGAATTTGTTTAACTAATAGTGCAGACAACATCTACTTTAATGTACCAATATTAAAAGAAATTAAACCAGAAATCTTTTCAAAAGCTCTTTTAGACTTAGACTCGAATAATGTTAGAGTAGTTTTATCAGCGTTAGAGACACGTTATAACGTAGATAAGTATACTCTGAACGATATTCTTGTAGAGAAGGAATGGCTGAAAAGTGTTCTAGAAAATTTAAAATATATAGCAAATCAAAGAACTAGTATTGAAAAATATAGAATTGATAATATTCTTATCTCTCAAATAAATAGAATACTCACAGAATATCTAAATTAA